Proteins co-encoded in one Kutzneria chonburiensis genomic window:
- the pabB gene encoding aminodeoxychorismate synthase component I — protein sequence MRTLLIDNYDSFTYNLYQLLGEVNGTPPTVVRNDVEWAKIPLHMFDAIVVSPGPGSPDRARDFGVSADAILNSGLPVLGVCLGHQGICHLFGGRVTHAPSPMHGRVSAVRHTGDGVFAGLPSPFNVVRYHSLAVTDLPDDLEEVAWTEDGVVMGVRHKTKPIWGVQFHPESISSEHGRELLANFRELALRHGNKTQGYRVHVRTLDHAPDAEAAYEALFSRAQHSFWLDSSSVIDGLSRFSFLGDGSGPLAEYLTYRVGTRSVTVHRAGVEPEVVEQPFFDYLDEQLRTRSVPKPPGLPFDFNLGYVGYLGYELKGETGGSVAYAAAEPDAALLFVDRMVAVDHVENRAYLLSLTEDDPWLDTTSALLHDLPAHPDSLADKPVLVGMTSAPAAGFVELRHERDAYLKRVHECLEEIYHGESYEICLTNQVRLHRRVDPLTTYRELRRISPVPYGALLDFPDVALLSASPERFMTIGTDRVVESKPIKGTRPRGATPAEDAEICQGLLDNEKDRAENLMIVDLIRNDLNVVAEVGSVHVPRLFQVETYAPVHQLVSTIRGTLRPGASIVDCVRAAFPGGSMTGAPKLRTLEIIDRLEEGPRGAYSGTIGWFSLCGATDLNIVIRTLVVTPDQVTFGVGGAIIALSDPVDEFEETVVKSRAMVTAVLHTTTDSDTTDSLLDAVPDATLFLPDPDPARHSPTDTDTARHSQTGTDTARHSPADTDTARHSPADTDTARHSPADTDTARHSPADTDTARLSPSDPGTSRPSPSDSPVGTLVDSLHAGES from the coding sequence ATGCGAACACTCCTGATCGACAACTACGATTCCTTCACCTACAACCTCTACCAGCTGCTCGGCGAGGTCAACGGCACGCCGCCGACCGTGGTGCGCAACGACGTGGAGTGGGCCAAGATCCCGCTGCACATGTTCGACGCCATCGTCGTGTCGCCCGGGCCGGGCAGCCCCGACCGGGCCCGGGACTTCGGTGTCAGCGCCGACGCAATCCTGAACAGCGGTCTACCCGTGTTGGGCGTTTGCCTTGGGCACCAAGGAATCTGCCACCTGTTCGGTGGGCGCGTCACCCACGCCCCGTCGCCGATGCACGGTCGGGTCTCGGCCGTGCGGCACACCGGGGACGGCGTTTTCGCCGGCCTGCCGTCGCCGTTCAACGTCGTGCGCTACCACTCGCTGGCCGTCACCGACCTGCCCGACGACCTCGAAGAGGTCGCCTGGACCGAGGACGGCGTGGTGATGGGCGTGCGGCACAAGACGAAGCCGATCTGGGGAGTGCAATTCCACCCCGAGTCGATCAGCAGCGAGCACGGTCGCGAGCTGCTGGCCAACTTCCGCGAGCTGGCCCTGCGGCACGGGAACAAGACGCAGGGCTATCGGGTGCACGTCCGCACCTTGGACCACGCGCCCGACGCCGAAGCCGCCTACGAGGCGCTATTTTCCCGCGCGCAGCACAGTTTCTGGTTGGATAGCAGCTCGGTGATCGACGGTTTGTCCCGGTTCTCCTTCCTGGGCGACGGTTCCGGCCCGCTGGCCGAGTACCTGACCTACAGAGTGGGTACTCGGTCGGTCACCGTGCACCGGGCCGGCGTTGAGCCGGAGGTCGTCGAGCAGCCGTTCTTCGACTATCTCGACGAGCAGCTGCGGACCCGTTCCGTGCCGAAGCCGCCGGGCCTGCCGTTCGACTTCAACCTCGGCTACGTCGGCTATCTCGGCTACGAGCTGAAGGGCGAGACCGGCGGCTCGGTGGCCTACGCCGCCGCCGAACCGGACGCCGCCCTGCTTTTCGTGGACCGCATGGTGGCCGTAGATCACGTGGAGAACCGGGCTTATCTGCTGTCCTTGACCGAGGACGACCCCTGGCTGGACACCACTTCGGCGTTGTTGCACGACCTGCCCGCGCACCCGGATTCCTTGGCGGACAAGCCGGTGCTGGTGGGCATGACCTCCGCTCCCGCGGCTGGCTTCGTCGAGCTGCGGCACGAGCGGGACGCCTATCTCAAGCGTGTGCACGAATGTCTGGAGGAGATCTACCACGGCGAGTCCTACGAGATCTGTCTGACCAACCAGGTCCGGCTGCACCGGCGCGTCGATCCGTTGACCACCTACCGCGAGCTGCGGCGAATCAGTCCCGTGCCGTACGGCGCGTTGCTCGACTTCCCCGACGTGGCCCTCCTTTCCGCCTCGCCGGAGCGGTTCATGACCATCGGCACCGATCGTGTCGTCGAGTCCAAGCCGATCAAGGGCACCCGTCCGCGCGGCGCAACTCCCGCCGAGGACGCCGAAATCTGTCAGGGCCTGCTCGACAACGAGAAGGACCGCGCGGAGAACCTGATGATCGTCGACCTCATCCGCAACGACCTCAACGTCGTCGCCGAGGTCGGTTCCGTGCACGTGCCCCGCTTGTTCCAGGTCGAGACCTACGCCCCCGTGCACCAGCTCGTCTCCACCATCCGCGGCACCCTCCGACCCGGCGCGTCCATTGTGGACTGTGTCCGTGCCGCCTTCCCCGGCGGTTCCATGACCGGCGCCCCCAAGCTCCGCACCTTGGAGATCATCGACCGCCTCGAGGAGGGCCCTCGCGGCGCCTACTCCGGCACCATCGGTTGGTTTTCCCTCTGCGGCGCAACCGATCTGAACATCGTCATCCGTACCCTCGTCGTCACCCCCGACCAGGTCACCTTCGGCGTCGGCGGCGCCATCATCGCCCTGTCCGACCCGGTCGACGAGTTCGAGGAGACCGTGGTGAAATCCCGCGCCATGGTCACCGCGGTGTTGCACACGACCACCGATTCAGACACCACCGATTCCCTGCTCGACGCCGTCCCCGACGCAACCCTCTTCTTGCCCGATCCGGACCCCGCCCGCCACTCCCCGACCGACACCGACACTGCTCGCCATTCCCAGACCGGCACCGACACTGCTCGCCATTCCCCGGCCGACACCGACACTGCTCGCCATTCCCCGGCCGACACCGACACCGCCCGGCATTCCCCGGCCGACACCGACACCGCCCGGCATTCCCCGGCCGACACCGACACCGCCCGGCTCTCCCCGAGCGACCCCGGCACATCCCGCCCATCCCCGTCCGATTCGCCCGTCGGCACCTTGGTCGACTCTCTGCATGCCGGGGAGTCGTGA
- a CDS encoding prephenate dehydrogenase/arogenate dehydrogenase family protein gives MTPRPRCVVVGGAGAVGTLFAELLAGSGWAVSAVDKQSRPIPCADSVSGDILDPQPLLRALLATADVVVLAVPEPVACSALLPLARSMRPGALIVDTLSVKGPFAAEVARTQIEQQVLGVNPMFAPSLGFFGRPVAVVELRGGDRATAFTELLTSWGGRVIRVSADRHDRLAAASQALTHAAVLAFGSALAALDVGIEELTAIAPPPHRTLLALLARITTGTPEVYWDVQSANSLAPQARRALAAAARDLADLVDAGSPEDFTALLEGLRGYLGSTVSLHSAACARSFDAIR, from the coding sequence GTGACACCGCGACCCCGGTGCGTGGTGGTCGGCGGGGCCGGTGCGGTGGGCACGCTCTTCGCTGAGCTGCTCGCCGGCTCGGGCTGGGCAGTGTCCGCAGTGGACAAGCAGTCACGCCCGATTCCCTGTGCCGACAGTGTTTCCGGTGATATTCTCGATCCACAGCCACTGCTGCGCGCTCTTCTGGCCACCGCCGACGTCGTCGTGCTGGCGGTGCCCGAGCCGGTCGCATGCTCCGCGCTGTTGCCCCTCGCCCGGAGCATGCGACCCGGCGCCCTGATCGTGGACACGCTGTCGGTCAAAGGCCCGTTCGCCGCCGAGGTGGCCCGGACCCAGATCGAACAGCAGGTTCTCGGTGTCAACCCGATGTTCGCCCCCAGCCTCGGATTTTTCGGCCGCCCGGTGGCGGTCGTGGAACTCCGGGGCGGGGACCGGGCGACGGCGTTCACCGAGCTGCTGACGTCGTGGGGCGGCCGGGTGATCCGGGTGAGCGCCGATCGGCACGACCGGCTCGCGGCGGCCAGCCAGGCTCTGACCCACGCTGCCGTGCTGGCCTTCGGGTCGGCGCTGGCGGCGCTGGACGTCGGCATCGAGGAGCTCACCGCGATCGCGCCGCCACCGCACCGAACTCTGCTCGCCCTGCTCGCTCGCATCACCACCGGCACGCCCGAGGTGTACTGGGACGTACAGTCCGCCAATTCTCTTGCGCCGCAAGCCCGACGCGCGCTGGCGGCGGCCGCCCGCGACCTGGCCGACCTCGTCGACGCCGGCTCGCCCGAGGATTTCACCGCGCTGCTGGAGGGGTTGCGCGGCTACCTCGGATCGACCGTCTCGCTGCACTCCGCCGCCTGTGCGCGGTCGTTCGACGCCATCCGCTGA
- a CDS encoding class I adenylate-forming enzyme family protein, with protein MTLSVDTILSPQQRAALAADPAVGGGNLLPSAIKANAHPDQPFLHSVRPITTTDGQPQHTFTLLELDQLVQSWSVFYLSKGVQPRDRVAVHIEDSYAYSVHFHALAQIGAIGVLINSRASEFIARSLLAQTTPVGLYVDRERLAQLGELPELAWVVVAEDVPAPPAAELAHADRFRHVAEDPVVILHSSGTTGVPKPTIHTHESIAAGPKFRLVDHKERPGAVTLTGLPQSHLGCIAYSTYAVLAGANTIAGRDYSGADLIDAVLEHRPTAVMSFAHAYSEIPALSLEPGTVDSVDFWVSIGDAVHEAHIHHLLRQRSSDRPEATFLDRLGTTELGWGALLKARTLSTERNDRCAGQPVGVSEVAILRKDGSFADANEVGLLAARGPAITPGYWGNSDLTYRFRLGGYWLTGDNAYRDEHGDHFLVDRTVDAIETPQGTGYSVFMEEAILSDVPDVVDIAVIAGRAGAAVVPVAVVTVRAEVEAEKLLRLANEALAAAGHLQLGVLEIAAGDEDLPVGVTGKVLKRQLREKYSDLATYVSTHTGAAVAVQGQL; from the coding sequence ATGACCCTGTCCGTTGACACGATCCTGTCGCCGCAACAACGCGCCGCGCTGGCCGCCGACCCGGCCGTCGGCGGCGGCAACCTGCTGCCCTCGGCGATCAAGGCCAATGCCCACCCGGATCAGCCTTTCCTGCACTCGGTCCGCCCGATCACCACCACCGACGGGCAGCCGCAGCACACCTTCACCTTGCTGGAACTGGACCAATTGGTCCAGAGCTGGTCGGTGTTCTACCTGAGCAAGGGCGTGCAGCCGCGCGACCGCGTCGCCGTGCACATCGAGGACTCGTACGCCTACTCGGTGCACTTCCACGCCCTGGCCCAGATCGGCGCCATCGGCGTGCTGATCAACAGTCGGGCCAGCGAGTTCATCGCCCGGTCGCTGCTGGCCCAGACCACTCCGGTCGGCCTGTACGTCGACCGGGAACGCCTCGCCCAGCTGGGTGAGCTGCCCGAGCTGGCCTGGGTCGTCGTCGCCGAGGACGTCCCCGCGCCGCCGGCCGCCGAGCTGGCCCACGCCGACCGTTTCCGGCACGTCGCCGAGGACCCGGTGGTCATCCTGCACTCCTCCGGCACCACGGGCGTGCCCAAGCCGACCATCCACACTCATGAGTCCATCGCCGCCGGGCCCAAGTTCCGGTTGGTGGACCACAAGGAGCGGCCCGGCGCGGTCACGCTGACCGGTCTGCCCCAGTCGCACCTGGGCTGCATCGCGTACAGCACCTACGCCGTGCTCGCCGGCGCCAACACCATCGCCGGCCGTGACTACAGCGGCGCGGATCTGATCGACGCGGTTCTCGAGCACCGGCCGACGGCCGTGATGTCCTTCGCCCACGCCTATTCCGAGATTCCCGCCCTGTCCCTGGAGCCGGGAACCGTTGACTCCGTTGACTTCTGGGTGTCCATCGGCGACGCTGTGCACGAGGCGCACATCCATCACCTGCTGCGCCAGCGATCGTCGGACCGTCCCGAAGCGACCTTCCTGGACCGGCTCGGCACCACCGAGCTCGGCTGGGGCGCGCTGCTCAAGGCCCGGACGTTGAGCACCGAACGCAACGACCGCTGTGCCGGCCAGCCGGTCGGCGTCTCCGAGGTCGCCATCCTGCGCAAGGACGGCTCGTTCGCCGACGCCAACGAGGTCGGCCTGCTGGCCGCCAGGGGCCCGGCGATCACGCCCGGCTACTGGGGCAACTCCGACCTCACGTACCGGTTCCGGCTCGGCGGCTACTGGCTGACCGGCGACAACGCCTACCGCGACGAGCACGGCGACCACTTCCTGGTCGACCGGACCGTGGACGCCATCGAGACCCCGCAGGGCACCGGCTACTCGGTGTTCATGGAGGAGGCGATCCTCTCCGACGTGCCCGACGTCGTCGATATCGCCGTCATCGCCGGCCGGGCCGGTGCCGCGGTGGTGCCGGTCGCCGTCGTGACCGTCCGGGCCGAGGTCGAGGCCGAGAAGCTGTTGCGGCTGGCCAACGAGGCCCTCGCGGCGGCCGGGCACCTCCAGCTCGGGGTGCTCGAGATCGCCGCGGGCGACGAGGACCTGCCCGTCGGTGTCACCGGCAAGGTGCTCAAGCGCCAGCTCCGCGAGAAGTACTCCGATCTTGCCACTTATGTCTCCACCCACACCGGGGCGGCGGTCGCCGTCCAGGGCCAGCTGTAG
- the aroF gene encoding 3-deoxy-7-phosphoheptulonate synthase encodes MSSTVMVFDTAVSDEQIQAWQHHFELAGARSAAYRLGSTPVLVAPDVPHDTAVSGWLPRPIREVPLTGEIRLPDRALRPEGTVVRIGPATIGDGTINVFAGPCAVETREQLFASADAVAQCGVVGLRGGAFKPRTSPYSFQGLRWDGLDLLAEARERTGLPIVTEVVQPDHVERVAATADALQIGARNMQNFSLLTAAGQAGIPVVLKRGFGVTIDETLGAAEYLLNAGNDQVVICERGIRTFETATRFTLDLSAVAVFKQRSHLPVMVDPSHAAGIPSLVEPLTLAAAAVGADALLIDVHIRPEQALCDGKQAMLPTDFAQLMGKLEMLAMGIGRKMGNVARADIGELLAQV; translated from the coding sequence ATGTCCAGCACCGTCATGGTCTTCGACACCGCCGTCTCGGACGAGCAGATCCAGGCTTGGCAGCACCACTTCGAGCTGGCCGGCGCCCGCTCCGCCGCGTACCGACTCGGCTCGACGCCCGTGCTCGTCGCCCCGGACGTGCCGCACGACACCGCCGTCTCCGGCTGGCTGCCCCGTCCGATCCGCGAGGTGCCGCTGACCGGCGAGATCCGCCTCCCCGACCGGGCGCTGCGTCCCGAGGGGACCGTGGTGCGGATCGGGCCGGCCACCATCGGCGACGGCACCATCAACGTGTTCGCCGGGCCGTGCGCCGTCGAGACCCGCGAGCAGCTGTTCGCCAGCGCCGACGCCGTCGCCCAATGCGGTGTCGTCGGCCTGCGCGGCGGGGCTTTCAAGCCCCGGACCTCGCCCTACAGCTTCCAGGGCCTGCGTTGGGACGGCCTCGACCTGCTCGCCGAGGCCCGGGAGCGGACCGGCCTGCCCATCGTCACCGAGGTCGTCCAGCCCGACCACGTGGAGCGGGTCGCCGCCACCGCCGACGCCCTCCAGATCGGCGCCCGCAACATGCAGAACTTCTCCCTGCTCACCGCGGCCGGCCAGGCCGGCATCCCGGTCGTGCTCAAGCGCGGCTTCGGCGTCACCATCGACGAGACCCTCGGCGCCGCGGAGTACCTGCTCAACGCCGGCAACGACCAGGTCGTCATCTGCGAGCGCGGCATCCGCACCTTCGAGACCGCCACCCGCTTCACCCTCGACCTGTCCGCGGTCGCCGTCTTCAAGCAGCGTTCCCACCTGCCGGTCATGGTCGATCCCAGCCACGCCGCCGGCATCCCCTCCCTGGTCGAGCCGCTCACCCTGGCCGCCGCCGCGGTCGGCGCCGACGCCCTGCTCATTGACGTGCACATCCGTCCCGAGCAGGCTCTGTGCGACGGCAAGCAGGCCATGCTGCCGACCGACTTCGCCCAGCTCATGGGCAAGCTGGAGATGCTGGCCATGGGCATCGGCCGCAAGATGGGCAACGTCGCCCGAGCCGACATCGGCGAGCTGCTGGCGCAGGTCTGA
- the nhaA gene encoding Na+/H+ antiporter NhaA: MSEPTRQRTLWQRGIAAPIRAFLRTESASAGVLVAAIVAALLWSNVDTGSYEAFWRTTLSVRLSGAEVSADLREWVNSGLMTLFFLVVGLEARREFDLGDFRDRRRFLLPFSAGLVGLALPALIYTVVNLGGPGAHGWGVAMSTDTALALGLLTLLGRGVPDRVRVFLLTVFVVDDLVSLLVIAIAYSEQISVLPLIVSVLVFAVLVVLRVIGVRSGVVHALLGVISWLALLESGVDPVVVGLGVGLATSAYTPARDDLERATGLFRLFREQPTAELAREATAGLNRSLSPNSRLQNMFHPWTSYVIVPLFGLANAGVAIDGGFLVRAYTSPVTLGIILGYVVGKPVAVVGTTWLITRLSHGRIRPPVGWLAVAGSGTIAGIGFTVSLLIATLALRGQELDQAKVGVLSAVLLSSGVTWAVYHTTRYLSPKKKALALLGTSEQLIDLVDEVDPDRDHIRGPANASVTVVEYGDFECPYCGLAEPVVRDLLADTDLRYVWRHLPLTDVHPRAQLAAEAAEAAAAQGAFWPMHDLLMQRQDNLRIVDLLSYAEELGLDRERFHDDLKRHQHEARIAQDVQSADLSGVSGTPTFFINGQRHYGSFDLETLTAAVKTARARAVIERHQAARSA; encoded by the coding sequence GTGAGCGAGCCCACCCGGCAGCGGACCCTGTGGCAGCGCGGCATCGCCGCACCGATCCGGGCGTTCCTGCGCACCGAGTCGGCCAGCGCCGGCGTGCTGGTCGCGGCGATCGTGGCGGCGCTGCTGTGGTCCAACGTGGACACCGGCTCCTACGAGGCGTTCTGGCGGACCACGCTGTCGGTGCGGCTGAGCGGCGCGGAGGTCTCGGCCGACCTTCGCGAGTGGGTGAACAGCGGCCTGATGACGCTGTTCTTCCTGGTCGTCGGCCTGGAGGCGCGCCGGGAGTTCGACCTCGGCGACTTCCGCGACCGGCGCCGCTTCCTGCTGCCGTTCAGCGCCGGCCTGGTCGGCCTGGCCCTGCCCGCACTGATCTACACCGTGGTCAACCTCGGCGGCCCCGGCGCCCACGGCTGGGGCGTGGCGATGTCCACCGACACGGCCCTGGCCCTCGGCCTGCTCACGCTGCTCGGCCGCGGTGTCCCGGACCGCGTGCGAGTCTTCCTGCTCACGGTGTTCGTCGTTGATGACCTCGTTTCCCTGTTGGTGATCGCGATCGCCTACAGCGAGCAGATCAGCGTCCTGCCGCTGATCGTCTCGGTACTCGTGTTCGCCGTGCTGGTCGTCCTGCGCGTGATCGGCGTACGCAGCGGCGTCGTGCATGCGCTGCTCGGCGTGATCTCCTGGCTGGCTCTGCTGGAGAGCGGCGTCGACCCGGTCGTGGTCGGGCTCGGCGTCGGCCTGGCCACCTCGGCCTACACCCCGGCCCGCGACGACCTGGAACGGGCCACCGGCCTGTTCCGGCTGTTCCGCGAGCAGCCGACGGCCGAACTGGCCCGTGAGGCCACCGCCGGGCTGAACCGAAGCCTGTCGCCCAACTCCCGGCTGCAGAACATGTTCCACCCGTGGACCAGCTACGTCATCGTGCCGCTGTTCGGCCTGGCCAACGCCGGCGTGGCCATCGACGGCGGCTTCCTGGTCCGGGCCTACACCTCGCCGGTGACTCTCGGCATCATCCTCGGCTACGTCGTCGGCAAGCCCGTCGCCGTCGTCGGCACCACGTGGCTGATCACCCGGCTCAGCCACGGCCGGATCCGGCCGCCGGTCGGCTGGCTGGCCGTCGCCGGCAGCGGCACCATCGCCGGCATCGGCTTCACGGTGTCACTGCTCATCGCCACGCTTGCCTTGCGGGGCCAGGAACTCGACCAGGCCAAGGTCGGCGTGCTGTCAGCGGTTCTCCTCTCGTCCGGTGTCACATGGGCCGTCTACCACACGACCCGCTACCTCTCACCCAAGAAGAAGGCCCTGGCGCTGCTCGGCACCTCCGAGCAGCTCATCGACCTCGTTGACGAGGTCGACCCGGACCGCGACCACATCCGCGGTCCGGCGAACGCCTCCGTCACCGTCGTCGAGTACGGCGACTTCGAGTGCCCCTACTGCGGTCTCGCCGAGCCCGTCGTCCGCGACCTGCTCGCCGACACCGATCTTCGCTACGTCTGGCGTCACCTCCCGCTGACCGATGTCCATCCCCGGGCCCAACTCGCCGCCGAGGCGGCCGAGGCCGCGGCGGCGCAGGGCGCCTTCTGGCCCATGCACGACCTGCTCATGCAGCGCCAGGACAATCTCCGTATCGTCGATCTCCTTTCCTACGCCGAGGAACTCGGCCTCGACCGCGAGCGTTTCCACGACGACCTCAAACGACACCAGCACGAGGCCCGCATCGCCCAGGACGTCCAGTCGGCCGACCTCAGCGGCGTCTCCGGCACGCCCACCTTCTTCATCAACGGCCAGCGCCACTACGGCTCGTTCGACCTCGAAACCCTCACCGCCGCGGTGAAGACGGCCAGGGCCCGCGCGGTCATCGAGCGCCACCAGGCCGCCCGCAGCGCGTAA
- a CDS encoding methionine--tRNA ligase, which translates to MGRTVVTTSIPYVNGSPHIGHALELVQADVLARHRRQRGDEVWSQTGTDDNALKNVRSAEAEGIPVADYVARMADRFVALNEALDLSFDDFVRTSTDPRHRPAVERLWRACERSGDLYRKSYTGLYCVGCEAFVDGDCAEHEEKPELVSEDNWFFRLSRYRDRLAELIEADAVEIVPATRKREVLAFLAGGLDDFSVSRSVARARGWGIPVPGDPGQVIYVWFDALVNYLTGAGDRWPDSERVHVIGKGIIRFHAVYWPSMLLSAGLELPSRLLVHEYLTANGRKIGKSLGGTPDPLYIATQVGVDALRWWLLADVARTGDTDYSEDRLAARFNEDLANNLGNLVNRTVSMVRKYRDGVVPLVQEQNLPAETLRRARAEAAGTIDSALRDFDFRRAVEAVTRVGDEANRYVHATKPWQLKEKPAELDGVLAELVAACRDIAEHLTPFLPAAARRISEQCGGEILPAPSPVFPRTVRPVP; encoded by the coding sequence ATGGGGCGGACAGTGGTGACGACGTCGATCCCGTACGTGAACGGGTCGCCGCACATCGGTCACGCGCTGGAGCTGGTGCAGGCGGATGTTCTTGCGCGGCACCGGAGACAGCGCGGCGACGAGGTGTGGTCGCAGACGGGGACGGACGACAACGCGCTGAAGAACGTGCGCAGCGCGGAGGCGGAGGGCATCCCGGTCGCGGACTACGTCGCCCGCATGGCGGACCGCTTCGTGGCGTTGAACGAGGCGCTGGACCTGTCCTTCGACGACTTCGTGCGCACCAGCACCGATCCTCGCCACCGACCCGCCGTCGAACGGCTGTGGCGGGCCTGTGAACGCAGCGGCGATCTGTATCGGAAGTCGTACACGGGACTGTACTGCGTTGGCTGCGAGGCGTTCGTCGACGGCGACTGCGCGGAGCACGAGGAGAAACCGGAACTGGTATCGGAGGACAACTGGTTCTTCCGGCTCAGCCGCTACCGGGACCGGCTGGCCGAGCTGATCGAGGCCGATGCCGTCGAGATCGTGCCGGCGACCCGGAAGCGAGAGGTGCTCGCCTTCCTGGCCGGCGGGCTCGACGACTTCAGCGTCAGCAGAAGTGTTGCCCGTGCTCGTGGTTGGGGGATTCCGGTGCCCGGCGACCCGGGCCAGGTGATCTACGTCTGGTTCGACGCCCTCGTCAACTACCTCACCGGTGCCGGTGATCGTTGGCCTGACAGCGAACGCGTCCATGTGATCGGCAAGGGCATCATTCGCTTCCACGCCGTCTACTGGCCATCCATGCTCCTCTCGGCCGGTCTTGAGTTGCCGTCCCGGTTGCTGGTGCACGAGTACCTTACCGCGAACGGGCGCAAGATCGGGAAGTCGCTCGGCGGGACGCCCGATCCCCTATATATAGCAACGCAAGTCGGGGTCGACGCGCTGCGCTGGTGGCTGCTGGCGGACGTCGCAAGGACCGGCGACACCGACTACTCGGAGGACCGGCTGGCGGCCCGGTTCAACGAGGACCTGGCCAACAATCTCGGCAACCTGGTCAACCGTACGGTGTCGATGGTGCGGAAGTATCGGGACGGCGTGGTTCCCTTGGTACAGGAGCAGAATTTGCCGGCGGAGACGCTGAGACGGGCTCGAGCCGAGGCGGCCGGGACGATCGACAGCGCGCTCCGGGACTTCGACTTCCGGCGCGCGGTCGAGGCGGTGACACGCGTCGGCGACGAGGCCAACCGGTACGTGCACGCGACAAAACCTTGGCAGCTCAAGGAAAAGCCGGCTGAGCTGGACGGCGTGCTGGCGGAGTTGGTTGCGGCCTGCCGGGACATCGCCGAGCACCTGACGCCGTTCCTGCCGGCGGCGGCCCGGCGCATCTCCGAGCAGTGCGGCGGCGAGATTCTGCCGGCGCCGAGCCCCGTGTTCCCGAGAACTGTCAGACCCGTTCCCTAG
- a CDS encoding transglutaminase-like domain-containing protein, whose amino-acid sequence MDIDYATPGVFTAVASEQVPLTKGLPDDPIGICAAVQHLFIQPTDAPAAGVPEKCLAERNIRPATDLIDALTAIDPAPLDVPRPPDRRVVGTCRHWSTLATALLRQRGIPARARCGFGTYFVAGKNLDHWIVEFRRDDRWVRVDVEHLHRPYVPQSDDLPPGAFLTGGEAWQWYRTGEVDGSLFGVHGVDFAWGVGEIRGNLIRDLASLMKIETLPWDEWGRMEDSYQGRTGDEFDQLMDRIAAACAGDDPAAVKAAYQIEDLRVPEELMR is encoded by the coding sequence ATGGACATCGACTACGCCACACCAGGTGTGTTCACCGCCGTGGCGTCGGAGCAGGTCCCGCTGACCAAGGGCCTGCCCGACGATCCGATCGGCATCTGCGCGGCGGTGCAGCACCTGTTCATCCAGCCGACGGACGCGCCGGCCGCCGGCGTGCCGGAGAAATGCCTGGCCGAGCGGAACATCCGCCCGGCCACTGACCTCATCGACGCGTTGACAGCGATCGACCCGGCACCGCTGGACGTGCCGCGGCCGCCGGACCGACGTGTGGTCGGCACCTGTCGACACTGGTCGACGCTGGCGACGGCGCTATTACGGCAGCGGGGCATTCCGGCTCGGGCCCGCTGCGGCTTCGGCACGTATTTCGTGGCTGGCAAGAACCTTGACCACTGGATCGTCGAGTTCCGACGGGACGACCGGTGGGTGCGCGTTGACGTCGAGCACCTGCACCGGCCGTACGTCCCCCAATCGGACGACCTGCCGCCGGGCGCGTTCCTGACCGGCGGCGAGGCCTGGCAGTGGTATCGCACGGGCGAGGTGGACGGCAGCCTGTTCGGCGTCCATGGTGTCGACTTCGCTTGGGGCGTAGGGGAGATCCGCGGCAACCTGATCCGCGACCTGGCCTCGTTGATGAAGATCGAGACGCTGCCCTGGGACGAGTGGGGGCGCATGGAGGACTCCTACCAGGGCCGCACCGGCGACGAGTTCGACCAGCTCATGGATCGGATCGCCGCCGCGTGCGCGGGCGACGACCCGGCGGCCGTCAAGGCCGCGTACCAGATCGAGGACCTTCGCGTTCCTGAGGAGTTGATGCGATAA
- a CDS encoding dihydrofolate reductase family protein, giving the protein MSEVIANMSMSLDGFVADTNDGIEQVFGWYGSGDVAVPTAVEWATFRTSEASAGVLRHGLATIGALIGGRRLFDLASGWNGQHPMGVPVFIVTHQEPTDWAHPEAPFTFVTDGIESAVAKAKAAAGDKNVAVASPTVVQQCLDAGLLDAVQVDLVPVLLGQGIPFFGELAKGPVQLDGPTVVEGQGVTHLTYRVRR; this is encoded by the coding sequence ATGTCCGAGGTCATCGCCAACATGTCCATGTCGCTCGACGGTTTCGTCGCCGACACCAATGACGGCATCGAGCAGGTCTTCGGCTGGTACGGCAGCGGCGACGTGGCCGTGCCGACCGCCGTCGAATGGGCCACCTTCCGCACCTCCGAGGCCAGCGCCGGCGTGCTGCGGCACGGCCTGGCCACCATCGGCGCCCTGATCGGCGGCCGGCGGCTGTTCGACCTGGCCAGCGGCTGGAACGGCCAGCACCCGATGGGCGTGCCGGTGTTCATCGTGACCCACCAGGAGCCGACCGACTGGGCCCACCCCGAGGCCCCGTTCACCTTCGTCACCGACGGCATCGAGAGCGCCGTGGCCAAGGCCAAGGCCGCCGCCGGCGACAAGAACGTGGCCGTGGCCAGCCCGACCGTCGTCCAGCAGTGCCTGGACGCCGGGCTGCTCGACGCCGTGCAGGTCGACCTGGTGCCGGTGCTGCTGGGCCAGGGCATCCCGTTCTTCGGCGAGCTGGCCAAGGGCCCGGTGCAGCTGGACGGCCCGACCGTGGTCGAGGGCCAGGGCGTCACCCACCTCACGTACCGGGTCCGGCGCTGA